One Paraburkholderia dioscoreae DNA segment encodes these proteins:
- a CDS encoding fumarylacetoacetate hydrolase family protein — protein MKLATLKDGTRDGQLIVVSRDLHTAAIADAIAPTLQRVLDDWAFYAPQLHDLYDALNQGRARNTFAFDARECMAPLPRAFQWADGSSYVNHVELVRRARGAEMPPEFWTDPLMYQGGSDDFIGPKDDVLCASEAFGIDFEAEVAVITTDVPMGVTPDQALRSVRLITLVNDVSLRNLIPAELAKGFGFFQSKPATSFAPVAVTPDELGEHWRDGRVHRPMIVHWNNKKVGQPDAGTDMVFHFGQLIAHAAKTRNLRAGAIVGSGTVSNKDAKRGYCCIAEKRCLETIEHGAPQTEFMKYGDTVKIEMFDEAGKSIFGSIDQGIAPLD, from the coding sequence ATGAAACTTGCCACGCTGAAGGACGGCACGCGCGACGGTCAGCTGATCGTCGTGTCCCGCGACCTGCACACCGCGGCCATCGCCGACGCGATCGCGCCCACGTTGCAGCGCGTGCTCGACGACTGGGCCTTCTACGCGCCGCAACTGCACGACCTGTACGACGCGCTCAATCAGGGCCGCGCGCGCAACACCTTCGCTTTCGACGCCAGGGAGTGCATGGCGCCGCTGCCGCGCGCGTTCCAGTGGGCCGACGGCTCGTCGTATGTGAACCATGTCGAACTGGTGCGGCGCGCGCGCGGCGCGGAAATGCCGCCGGAGTTCTGGACCGATCCGTTGATGTATCAAGGCGGCAGCGACGACTTCATCGGACCGAAGGACGACGTGCTGTGCGCGTCCGAAGCATTCGGCATCGACTTCGAAGCGGAAGTCGCGGTGATCACCACCGACGTGCCGATGGGCGTCACGCCCGACCAGGCGCTCAGGAGCGTGCGTCTGATCACGCTGGTCAACGACGTCTCGCTGCGCAATCTGATCCCGGCCGAACTCGCGAAAGGCTTCGGCTTTTTCCAGAGCAAGCCGGCCACGTCGTTCGCGCCGGTCGCGGTGACGCCCGACGAACTCGGCGAACACTGGCGCGACGGCCGCGTGCACCGGCCGATGATCGTCCACTGGAACAATAAGAAAGTCGGCCAGCCGGACGCCGGCACCGACATGGTGTTCCACTTCGGCCAGTTGATCGCGCACGCGGCGAAGACGCGCAACCTGCGCGCGGGCGCGATCGTGGGTTCGGGCACGGTGTCGAACAAGGACGCCAAGCGCGGCTATTGCTGTATCGCCGAGAAGCGCTGCCTCGAAACCATCGAGCACGGCGCGCCGCAAACCGAGTTCATGAAGTACGGCGACACGGTGAAGATCGAAATGTTCGACGAGGCGGGCAAGTCGATTTTCGGTTCGATCGACCAGGGCATCGCACCGCTGGACTGA
- a CDS encoding IclR family transcriptional regulator produces the protein MPPIARSGAIRTDADATEPLDTPESDDESVETGEEKLRSGIQSIEVGFRLLDVLTREPRAMMLRDLAQRAGMSPAKAHRYLVSFLRLGVVSQDALSGRYELGGFALQLGLARLARVDGVKLARIALSELRDRLDLTVGIAVWGNQGPTMVHWMESSYPAKASLKLGDVMPLLSSATGLLFAAYLPRSKTAAMLERELADSRRSSQTGAPRTRDEVERVLAQVREHQAARVEGMLLPTIHAFSMPVFDSTGELALGLVALGHEGAFDIRWGGEIDTALRECAQKLSYELGYSAAPRDEQV, from the coding sequence ATGCCTCCAATTGCCCGCTCCGGCGCGATCCGCACCGACGCCGACGCCACTGAACCGCTCGACACGCCCGAATCCGACGACGAAAGCGTCGAGACCGGCGAGGAAAAGCTGCGTTCGGGCATCCAGTCCATCGAAGTCGGCTTCAGATTGCTCGACGTCCTGACCCGCGAACCGCGCGCCATGATGCTGCGCGATCTCGCCCAGCGCGCCGGCATGAGCCCGGCAAAAGCGCACCGTTATCTGGTGAGTTTTCTGCGTCTCGGCGTGGTCTCGCAAGACGCCCTGTCGGGCCGCTACGAACTGGGCGGTTTTGCCCTGCAACTGGGACTTGCGCGGCTTGCTCGCGTGGACGGCGTCAAGCTCGCGCGCATCGCGCTGTCCGAGTTGCGCGACCGGCTCGATCTCACGGTGGGCATCGCGGTATGGGGCAACCAGGGGCCGACCATGGTGCACTGGATGGAATCGAGCTATCCGGCAAAAGCGTCGCTGAAACTCGGCGATGTAATGCCCCTGCTCAGTTCCGCCACCGGCCTGCTGTTCGCCGCGTATCTGCCGCGGAGCAAGACCGCCGCCATGCTCGAACGCGAACTGGCCGATTCGCGCCGCTCGTCGCAGACGGGCGCCCCACGCACGCGGGACGAAGTCGAACGGGTGCTCGCGCAAGTGCGCGAGCACCAGGCGGCGCGCGTGGAAGGCATGTTGCTGCCGACCATACACGCGTTCTCCATGCCGGTGTTCGACTCGACCGGCGAACTGGCGCTCGGCCTCGTCGCGCTCGGTCATGAAGGCGCGTTCGATATTCGCTGGGGTGGCGAGATCGATACGGCGTTGCGCGAATGCGCGCAAAAGCTCTCGTACGAGCTGGGGTATAGTGCGGCGCCACGTGACGAACAGGTGTGA
- a CDS encoding enoyl-CoA hydratase/isomerase family protein — MSQTPHGNNAFYAHYQSLQLHRHPHGVLEVVMNGEGANKSGLATANARMHFELAEIWRDIDRDPDTRVAIIRGEGKGFSAGGDLQLVEDMATDFDVRARVWREARDLVYNVINCSKPIVSAMHGPAVGAGLVAGLLADISIAAKTARIIDGHTRLGVAAGDHAAIVWPLLCGMAKAKYYLMLCEPVSGEEAERIGLVSLAVDENDLLPKAFEVAQKLASGSQTAIRWTKYALNNWLRSAGPAFDTSLALEFMGFAGPDVREGVNSLRERRAPDFGGADPWRGQPSGGGAAGGEPS, encoded by the coding sequence ATGTCTCAGACACCACACGGTAACAACGCGTTTTACGCGCACTATCAATCGCTCCAGTTGCATCGCCATCCGCACGGCGTGCTCGAAGTCGTGATGAACGGCGAGGGCGCCAACAAAAGCGGACTCGCCACGGCCAACGCGCGCATGCACTTCGAGCTCGCCGAAATCTGGCGCGACATCGACCGCGATCCCGACACGCGTGTCGCGATCATTCGCGGTGAAGGCAAAGGATTTTCGGCCGGCGGCGACCTGCAACTCGTCGAAGACATGGCGACCGATTTCGACGTGCGCGCGCGCGTCTGGCGCGAGGCGCGCGATCTGGTCTACAACGTGATCAATTGCAGCAAGCCGATCGTATCGGCCATGCACGGGCCGGCGGTGGGCGCGGGGCTCGTCGCGGGCCTGCTCGCCGACATCTCGATCGCGGCGAAGACGGCGCGCATTATCGACGGTCATACGCGTCTGGGCGTGGCCGCGGGCGATCACGCGGCGATCGTCTGGCCGCTCCTGTGCGGCATGGCGAAGGCCAAGTATTACCTGATGCTGTGCGAGCCGGTGAGCGGCGAAGAGGCGGAGCGCATTGGGCTCGTGTCGCTGGCCGTCGACGAAAACGATCTGCTGCCCAAGGCTTTCGAGGTCGCGCAGAAGCTGGCCAGCGGCTCGCAAACGGCGATTCGCTGGACCAAATACGCGTTGAACAACTGGCTGCGTTCGGCGGGGCCGGCGTTCGACACGTCGCTCGCACTGGAATTCATGGGTTTTGCCGGGCCGGATGTACGCGAAGGCGTGAACTCGCTGCGCGAGCGCCGCGCGCCGGATTTCGGCGGCGCCGACCCGTGGCGCGGGCAGCCGTCCGGCGGCGGCGCAGCGGGCGGCGAGCCCTCGTGA
- a CDS encoding DUF3108 domain-containing protein: protein MSSAPAARRSDRTPPGGRRTGLRAGRWIAVLLIVAVLHWIAAQWVERNRATLNPSDDERVPVQVALLTPERVERKPAAAASPTPEPAPARRAVARKPREHVLTALQPARQAAPAAPAAASDAVASAPDAASPNAAPNAAASTAGAPTAASAPQASPGVKFSIPPSGELQYDTFYNGVRNQPGTIHWTSSAQSYEMVVSVPLPFVGTFVYSSHGRIDAFGLAPDQYIEKRGRRAEDIAIFNRTDRKIAFTRTPAALPLPDGAQDRFSMVMQLASLVRGDPAAYKPGVTRQFFVVDNDSGENWPVETIGDETIRTDRGFLDTRHFKRLPRRDGDLRRIDVWLAPSLGWLPARIVQTEPNGTQFELVWRGKLNAGNAGSPPDSNGDAGAASPDNSSGSSPSASPAVTPGAAPSSPVDSTSPADTPGIIKP from the coding sequence ATGTCCTCCGCTCCCGCCGCCCGCCGTTCCGATCGCACGCCGCCCGGCGGGCGGCGCACCGGTTTGCGCGCGGGGCGCTGGATCGCGGTGCTGCTGATCGTGGCCGTGTTGCACTGGATTGCCGCGCAATGGGTCGAGCGCAATCGCGCAACGCTCAATCCCTCGGACGACGAGCGTGTGCCCGTGCAGGTCGCATTGCTGACGCCGGAACGTGTCGAACGCAAACCGGCCGCCGCCGCGTCACCCACGCCGGAACCGGCGCCCGCGCGCCGGGCCGTGGCGCGCAAGCCGCGCGAACATGTGTTGACGGCGCTGCAACCGGCCAGGCAAGCCGCGCCGGCGGCGCCTGCCGCAGCATCGGACGCCGTGGCGAGCGCGCCGGACGCAGCGAGCCCCAATGCGGCTCCCAACGCCGCCGCGAGCACGGCTGGCGCGCCCACGGCCGCAAGTGCGCCGCAGGCGTCGCCCGGCGTGAAGTTCTCCATCCCGCCATCCGGCGAACTGCAATACGACACGTTCTACAACGGCGTGCGCAATCAACCCGGCACGATCCACTGGACCAGCAGCGCGCAAAGCTATGAGATGGTCGTCTCGGTGCCGCTGCCTTTTGTCGGCACATTCGTATATTCGAGCCACGGCCGTATCGACGCATTCGGCCTCGCGCCGGACCAGTACATCGAAAAGCGCGGCCGCCGCGCGGAAGACATCGCGATCTTCAATCGCACCGACAGGAAAATCGCCTTTACGCGCACCCCGGCCGCACTGCCGTTGCCCGACGGCGCGCAGGACCGCTTCAGCATGGTGATGCAGTTGGCCAGCCTCGTGCGCGGCGACCCGGCCGCCTACAAGCCCGGCGTGACGCGGCAGTTCTTCGTGGTCGATAACGATAGCGGCGAAAACTGGCCGGTCGAGACGATCGGCGACGAAACCATCCGCACGGACCGGGGTTTCCTCGATACGCGCCATTTCAAGCGCCTGCCCCGCCGTGACGGCGACTTGCGCCGCATCGACGTGTGGCTCGCGCCGTCGCTCGGCTGGCTGCCCGCGCGCATCGTTCAGACGGAACCGAACGGCACGCAATTCGAACTGGTGTGGCGTGGCAAGCTCAATGCCGGGAACGCCGGCAGCCCGCCGGACAGTAACGGCGATGCCGGCGCGGCGTCCCCTGACAATTCGAGCGGATCGTCTCCTTCGGCCTCACCGGCAGTTACGCCCGGTGCCGCGCCCTCTTCACCAGTCGATTCGACCAGCCCCGCCGATACGCCTGGCATCATCAAGCCCTGA